In Phaseolus vulgaris cultivar G19833 chromosome 10, P. vulgaris v2.0, whole genome shotgun sequence, a single genomic region encodes these proteins:
- the LOC137817845 gene encoding uncharacterized protein, protein MDDVVHDDQLEDKIRDSPRTAAVYAEEVQQVETLEGGRREHQSLTQETLKVPKVSAYGLLGEELLDICQVDVGKTWMTPYRSYLADGMLPAETVEAKVTKKNSGRYTVADGKLFRHGYTHAILTCVSGDQCMRIMAELHEGICRSHVEGRALSLNAVWAGYYWPTMREDCMKYAQRCNQCQKHVDWHHAPPEESRSIHSP, encoded by the exons ATGGATGATGTAGTACATGATGATCAATTGGAGGACAAGATTCGTGAT TCACCCAGAACCGCCGCAGTCTATGCGGAAGAGGTCCAACAGGTGGAGACtttagagggtggaagaagagAGCATCAATCATTAACGCAAGAAACACTGAAGGTGCCTAAGGTAAGCGCCTATGGCTTGTTGGGAGAGGAATTGCTGGACATCTGTCAGGTCGACGTAGGCAAAACCTGGATGACACCATATCGGAGTTACCTTGCTGATGGAATGCTCCCAGCAGAGACCGTGGAGGCCAAGGTGACTAAGAAGAACTCAGGGAGGTATACCGTGGCAGATGGGAAGTTGTTTAGACATGGCTACACACACGCTATCCTCACATGCGTGAGTGGGGATCAGTGTATGCgcatcatggcagagctccatgaaggcatCTGTAGGAGTCATGTTGAGGGACGAGCTCTCTCCCTGAATGCTGTTTGGGCGGGGTATTATTGGCCgaccatgagggaagattgcatgAAGTACGCACAACGTTGCAATCAATGTCAGAAGCATGTTGATTGGCATCATGCACCCCCAGAGGAGTCGCGGTCCATACATAGCCCTTga